A single Calidifontibacter indicus DNA region contains:
- a CDS encoding DUF4082 domain-containing protein: MGVVLALMLTAVASAAPAPAAAGPCDGTYNKIACENSKPGSPESEWDIQGSGDTTIQGFSTDISVNIGQRIDFKVDTTASAYTVTIYRIGYYQGNGARKIATVTPSASLPQKQPQCITDVTTELYDCGNWGVSASWNVPSDAVSGVYIALLKRTDNGDSSHITFVVRDDSSHSDITFQTSDPTWQAYNTYGGSGFYQGAANGRAYKISYNRPVLTRSWVSGRDFFMANEYPAVRFLERNGYDVSYQSGVDTDRYGSLLVNHKVFLSVGHDEYWSGAQRANVEAARDAGVNLQFLSGNEIYWRTRYEPSADTSHTAYRTLVSYKETWANAKIDPSSEWTGTYRDPRFAPTSQGGGKPENALSGTIFMSNYTDAPVTVTKAQGTLRLWRNSGLASMTGTSTPLAPHTVGYESDEDQDNGARPPGLIRLSTTTAASDSYMQDFGSAATLAGTTTHSVTLYRAQSGALVFGAGSVQWTWGLDSNHDSAFAPSAADARMQQAQVNLLADMGAQPTTLMAGMVPATKSTDTVGPTVSITSPGAGSSQANGASVTVTGTAADTGGGVVAAVEYSADGGATWHPAAGTTSWAFTYTQHGSGTQTIRVRGVDDSANIGAVATRDFAVSCPCNVFGTATPSTAPISTAGVTSLATTDPSAVELGMRFTPTTDTFATGVRFYKGTGNTGTHIGRLWSSSGQLLASVTFTGETATGWQTAQFSSIVPITAGSTYVVSYTAPNGHYAAQPDAFSSAGLVAPPLKVDGGYGAIPAGVYSNPGSFPNQSYQNTNYFVDVLVNGTDTTPLTVTNQWPLPGSTSVAGTTPITASYSKSIAAGSQKVVVTDQLGNTVTGTTTYDTSTRTVTFQPSQVLNGFVKYTVTVTGTDALGNPVSSGGSWSFTSAKPDAVVGTCPCSLFNDSTVPSIIDTGATQPVSVGVRFAPTQDGTITGMQFYKGPGNTGTHTGTLWSDSGTVLATGTFAGESTAGWQTLTFTQPVAVTAGSNYVVSYRSSTGSYPVTPGDFATADRSRGPLSVTSTAGRYTYSDAFPTQATSTNYFVDPIFVKQAPSIAVTAMSPASGATDVPTSSNVTAWFSSSIIPGATFTVAQGATSIAGSTVLSADGTQLTFTPSAALPADKDITVTLSGVVSTQGASLPTQTWTFHTSAPGNTVTQSLFSNQTPTEVSSSDNAAVELGTVWTPGVDGTVTGVRFYKGTGNGGTHTGSLWSMSGQRLATVTFAGETPTGWQTASFSSPVQVSADTSYVVSYLAPQGHYSDTPGFFNSPLVNGDLSAPAGQNGRYLYGAAGGFPLYTFNSTSYFVDVVFAAPTPVMAVTSQTPAPGATGVSTATKPSITFSAPLTTGWAMSVKAGATPVPGSASLSTDGRTLTFTPTAALPTTTALTVTVTGINSTTAGALADQTWSFQTGSATTALVSMFPTQTPVTPSDSDTTGIELGTAFTPSVAGSVTAIKFYKGSGNTGTHTGSLWTSTGTKLASVTFTGESASGWQTAQLATPVDLTAGQTYVVSYFAPKGHYSSTGAFFNTPVTNGPLTAVSTNNGRYRYGSTSGFPTSSWNATNYFVDVVFRYAP; encoded by the coding sequence ATGGGAGTTGTGCTTGCCCTGATGCTGACGGCGGTTGCAAGCGCAGCTCCAGCACCGGCGGCGGCCGGGCCATGTGATGGCACGTACAACAAGATCGCCTGCGAGAACAGCAAACCGGGCAGCCCAGAGAGCGAGTGGGACATCCAAGGATCCGGGGATACGACGATCCAGGGTTTCTCGACCGACATCAGTGTGAATATCGGGCAGCGGATCGACTTCAAGGTCGACACCACGGCGTCGGCCTACACCGTGACCATCTACCGCATCGGCTACTACCAGGGCAACGGCGCGCGCAAGATCGCGACGGTCACGCCGTCGGCCAGCCTGCCGCAGAAACAACCGCAATGCATCACCGACGTCACCACCGAGCTCTACGACTGTGGCAACTGGGGAGTCTCGGCGTCCTGGAATGTGCCCAGTGATGCTGTTTCCGGTGTGTACATCGCGCTCCTGAAGCGCACGGACAACGGCGACTCCAGCCACATCACTTTCGTTGTTCGCGACGACTCAAGCCACTCCGACATCACCTTCCAGACCTCTGATCCGACCTGGCAGGCGTACAACACCTACGGTGGCTCGGGCTTCTACCAGGGTGCCGCGAACGGTCGCGCCTACAAGATCAGCTACAACCGTCCGGTGTTGACGCGAAGCTGGGTCAGCGGACGCGACTTCTTCATGGCCAACGAGTACCCGGCAGTTCGATTCCTTGAGCGCAACGGCTACGACGTCAGCTACCAGTCCGGGGTCGACACCGACCGCTACGGCAGCCTGTTGGTCAACCACAAGGTGTTCCTGTCGGTCGGTCACGACGAGTATTGGAGTGGTGCGCAGCGAGCCAATGTCGAGGCCGCCCGCGATGCCGGCGTGAACCTGCAGTTCCTCAGCGGCAACGAGATCTACTGGCGCACCCGGTACGAACCGTCCGCGGACACGAGCCACACCGCCTACCGCACGTTGGTGTCGTACAAGGAGACCTGGGCAAACGCCAAGATCGACCCGTCGAGTGAATGGACCGGCACCTACCGCGATCCGCGGTTCGCGCCGACGAGTCAAGGTGGTGGCAAACCGGAGAACGCACTTTCTGGAACGATCTTCATGTCCAACTACACAGACGCTCCTGTGACCGTGACGAAGGCCCAGGGAACCCTGCGGCTTTGGCGCAACAGCGGGTTGGCATCCATGACGGGCACCAGCACGCCGTTGGCGCCGCACACGGTGGGGTATGAATCCGACGAGGATCAGGACAACGGAGCCAGGCCGCCGGGTCTCATCCGGTTGTCAACCACGACGGCGGCCAGCGATTCGTATATGCAGGACTTCGGATCGGCGGCGACATTGGCTGGAACGACCACCCACAGCGTGACGCTGTACCGGGCTCAGAGTGGCGCTTTGGTCTTCGGCGCGGGAAGCGTGCAGTGGACCTGGGGCCTTGATTCGAACCATGACTCAGCGTTCGCTCCGTCTGCCGCGGATGCACGAATGCAGCAGGCGCAGGTCAACCTGCTGGCGGACATGGGTGCGCAGCCGACGACGCTGATGGCAGGAATGGTGCCCGCGACGAAGTCGACCGACACCGTCGGCCCCACCGTCTCGATCACGAGCCCCGGGGCGGGGTCGAGCCAGGCGAACGGCGCGTCGGTGACAGTGACCGGCACCGCCGCCGACACCGGCGGTGGGGTTGTCGCTGCCGTCGAGTACTCCGCAGACGGCGGCGCCACCTGGCATCCCGCAGCCGGCACCACCTCGTGGGCTTTCACGTACACCCAGCACGGCAGCGGCACCCAGACGATCAGGGTGCGCGGGGTCGACGACAGTGCGAACATCGGCGCAGTCGCGACGCGTGACTTCGCGGTCAGCTGTCCTTGCAACGTCTTCGGCACAGCCACCCCGTCGACGGCACCGATCTCGACCGCGGGCGTAACCAGCCTTGCAACGACCGACCCGTCCGCGGTCGAACTCGGCATGCGGTTCACCCCGACCACCGACACCTTCGCGACGGGCGTCCGCTTCTACAAGGGCACGGGAAACACCGGCACCCACATCGGACGTCTGTGGAGCTCGTCCGGGCAGTTGCTCGCCTCCGTCACCTTCACCGGCGAGACGGCAACCGGGTGGCAGACCGCGCAGTTCTCCTCGATCGTGCCGATCACGGCGGGCTCGACCTACGTCGTCTCCTACACCGCACCGAACGGGCACTACGCCGCCCAGCCCGATGCCTTCTCCTCTGCTGGTCTGGTCGCACCACCGTTGAAGGTCGACGGTGGGTACGGCGCGATTCCAGCGGGGGTGTACAGCAACCCGGGATCGTTCCCGAACCAGAGCTACCAGAACACCAATTACTTCGTCGACGTGCTGGTCAACGGCACGGACACCACACCTCTCACGGTCACGAACCAGTGGCCGCTGCCTGGGTCGACGAGCGTCGCCGGCACGACCCCGATCACCGCCAGCTACAGCAAGTCGATCGCTGCCGGAAGTCAGAAGGTCGTGGTCACGGACCAGCTGGGCAACACCGTGACCGGCACGACCACGTACGACACCTCCACCCGCACCGTCACGTTCCAGCCGAGTCAGGTGCTCAACGGTTTCGTGAAATACACGGTGACCGTGACGGGAACGGACGCCCTCGGTAACCCGGTGAGTTCGGGTGGTTCATGGTCGTTCACGAGTGCGAAGCCGGACGCTGTCGTGGGCACCTGCCCGTGCTCGCTGTTCAACGACTCCACGGTGCCGTCGATCATCGATACCGGTGCGACACAGCCAGTTTCGGTGGGTGTGCGGTTCGCGCCGACGCAGGACGGAACGATCACCGGCATGCAGTTCTACAAGGGCCCGGGCAACACGGGCACCCACACCGGCACGCTGTGGTCGGACAGCGGGACGGTGCTGGCGACCGGCACCTTCGCCGGGGAGTCGACCGCGGGGTGGCAGACCCTGACCTTCACCCAGCCGGTCGCCGTGACGGCTGGATCCAACTACGTGGTGTCGTATCGGTCGTCGACGGGGTCGTACCCGGTGACGCCCGGCGATTTCGCGACCGCCGACAGGTCTCGCGGGCCGCTCAGCGTGACGTCGACCGCCGGCCGATACACCTACAGTGACGCGTTCCCGACCCAGGCGACGTCGACGAACTACTTCGTCGACCCGATCTTCGTCAAGCAGGCGCCCAGCATCGCCGTCACCGCGATGAGCCCGGCGTCCGGCGCCACCGACGTGCCGACGAGTTCCAATGTCACGGCTTGGTTCTCGTCGTCGATCATCCCCGGTGCGACCTTCACGGTGGCGCAGGGTGCGACGTCGATCGCCGGATCGACTGTGCTGAGCGCCGACGGCACTCAGCTGACCTTCACACCGTCGGCCGCGCTGCCGGCCGACAAGGACATCACCGTGACCCTGAGCGGCGTGGTCTCCACCCAAGGTGCCAGCCTGCCGACCCAGACGTGGACCTTCCACACCTCGGCACCGGGCAACACCGTGACCCAGTCGCTGTTCAGCAACCAGACACCGACCGAGGTTTCGTCCTCGGACAACGCGGCGGTCGAACTCGGCACCGTGTGGACGCCGGGCGTCGACGGCACGGTCACCGGGGTCCGCTTCTACAAGGGCACCGGCAACGGCGGCACTCACACCGGTTCGCTGTGGTCCATGTCCGGGCAACGGTTGGCGACCGTCACCTTCGCAGGTGAGACGCCGACCGGGTGGCAGACGGCGAGCTTCAGCTCACCGGTGCAGGTGTCGGCCGACACGTCGTACGTCGTGAGTTACCTTGCGCCGCAGGGGCATTACTCCGACACCCCGGGATTCTTCAACAGTCCGTTGGTCAACGGCGACCTCTCGGCGCCAGCTGGCCAGAACGGGCGGTACCTCTACGGTGCCGCCGGCGGATTCCCGCTGTACACGTTCAACTCGACCAGCTACTTCGTGGATGTCGTGTTCGCTGCGCCGACCCCGGTCATGGCCGTCACCAGTCAGACACCGGCGCCCGGAGCGACCGGTGTGTCGACCGCGACGAAACCGTCGATCACCTTCTCGGCGCCGCTGACGACAGGATGGGCGATGTCGGTGAAGGCCGGGGCCACCCCCGTCCCGGGCAGCGCGAGCTTGTCGACTGATGGTCGAACGCTGACGTTCACGCCGACGGCGGCGTTGCCGACCACCACCGCGCTGACCGTGACCGTCACCGGCATCAACTCGACGACGGCCGGAGCGTTGGCCGATCAGACCTGGTCCTTCCAGACCGGGTCGGCCACAACGGCGCTCGTCTCGATGTTCCCCACCCAGACACCGGTGACACCCTCCGACTCGGACACGACCGGCATCGAACTCGGCACCGCATTCACACCGTCCGTCGCAGGCTCGGTGACCGCCATCAAGTTCTACAAGGGCAGCGGAAACACGGGCACCCACACCGGCAGTCTCTGGACGTCGACCGGCACGAAACTGGCGTCCGTCACCTTCACCGGGGAGAGCGCGAGTGGCTGGCAGACAGCACAATTGGCGACTCCTGTCGACCTCACAGCCGGCCAGACCTATGTGGTGTCGTACTTCGCGCCGAAGGGTCATTACTCGTCGACGGGTGCGTTCTTCAACACCCCCGTCACCAACGGTCCGTTGACCGCCGTGTCGACGA
- a CDS encoding NeuD/PglB/VioB family sugar acetyltransferase translates to MSSKLVLLAASGLALEAAQAARAAGREVLGCLDDDRYLWGTALRGWLPVLPGGINALGALRAEHEVEQVVCAGRGQVRRAIVQRLAAAGVQDGYASVVHPSVAVPPSCDVGGGSILLAGCVLTAQVTVGAHVVCMPNVVLTHDDAIDDYATLCAGVVLGGSVQVGEAAYVGMGASVRENRVVGAGSTLGMGSVLVRDLPAGQTWAGVPARLMEV, encoded by the coding sequence GTGAGCAGCAAGCTTGTTCTTCTGGCCGCGAGCGGGCTCGCGCTCGAGGCGGCGCAGGCCGCTCGGGCGGCCGGACGCGAGGTGCTCGGCTGCCTTGACGACGATCGGTACCTCTGGGGCACCGCGCTGCGCGGCTGGTTGCCGGTGCTGCCCGGGGGGATCAACGCGTTGGGAGCGCTGCGTGCTGAGCACGAGGTCGAGCAGGTGGTCTGTGCCGGACGCGGGCAGGTGCGGCGCGCGATCGTGCAGCGCCTCGCTGCCGCTGGCGTCCAGGACGGCTACGCGTCGGTTGTTCATCCGTCGGTGGCGGTTCCCCCGTCGTGCGACGTCGGCGGTGGCTCAATTCTGCTGGCGGGATGTGTGCTGACGGCTCAGGTGACCGTGGGTGCGCATGTCGTCTGTATGCCGAACGTCGTGCTCACCCACGACGATGCGATCGACGACTATGCAACGTTGTGCGCCGGCGTTGTGCTCGGCGGCTCGGTGCAGGTCGGCGAGGCCGCGTACGTGGGCATGGGAGCGAGCGTACGAGAGAACCGAGTCGTCGGCGCCGGCTCGACGCTCGGCATGGGGAGTGTCCTCGTGCGCGATCTGCCCGCCGGGCAGACATGGGCCGGTGTACCAGCACGTCTGATGGAAGTCTGA